The Gossypium hirsutum isolate 1008001.06 chromosome A03, Gossypium_hirsutum_v2.1, whole genome shotgun sequence genome contains the following window.
GGGTCTTCTAGTTCACTCTTCAACGATTTGAAGTATAAGAAAATGAATGTGTTTGGGGTTATCTAGtttaattataaacataatttttttaaaaaaatatttgtgttttcattttttaatttacataattcatgtaaaaaaataggataaaattaggtaattgtaaacattgagggctaaatttagaaaaaaaaaagaaattaaattgacacaatgtgtaaatattaaggaataaatttgttattatgttaattttaaaagttgctACTATATCTTTCAGTTTTCCATTTAAAgattgatgacaaaaaaaaaaagagagtaactaTTAGTGTAGTTCaccctaaaaataataaacacaaataaataataatagaaacatatacattttttttatatatataaattattacaacaaaaatcaaatatttaaaaaagtagTGATTCACTTGCATTGGTGTAAAAGTAACATGGTTTTATATTCCCTTATAACTTTTTCTAcgattgatattttaataattcaacctTTATATTTCATGTTTCATTCATGCAGATTGTACATGTCAACTTTGGCGTAAAGAAAgtttttctaacattttgttttatgaaaaaaatttcaactgttaaatatatattaatataaacaataatttatatcaaaatgatagagatatcagattgatttaaaattttacttgcataataaatataattatattgataattttaacaataataaaataaattatgagaaAGTATAAAAGCATGTGGTTTCACATCGATGTAAATAAAATCCTCTTCAATATTTAAACTATCATAAACTGGAACCACTACTTCTCTATTTAACCAATCAATGTTATTGGATTTGGTTGTGGCAACTATAGTGTTTGCACGTGTCTTATTTTAACTAGTTTCGGaaaatacttatttttatatttaaaaaaaaatggatttGGGATACCTATGATTTCTTTTAACATTGAACAAGAAACTGAAGGTATCAAAATATGTTAATTATTATCAAACTGAAATCCAGTAAATGCTTCGGCTTTTCTCAATATTTTCCACCTCCCTATGTATAACAGcgcatttattttttaatattaagcCTAAATgcttttcatttgattcaattacTGAACCAAATaatcttatttttaatattaaattactttttgaatttttttttcacttgttTCATCATTGttgtttgaatatattttgaaaaagatgttgagaaaaaaacaatttataataagGGAAAATAAGAAGTAACATATAATATTTGTTAATATAGTTCGGATCAATAATTATATGTTTGTGAAGTCTTGTTTATagaatgattttattaaaaaattcatccgGATTAATTATTGGCTAAAGTACAAATTATCCATTACAAACATTAAACATGGATATTAGCAACCctaatattaaattcaaatagtTACAAATCACTCTCCCCATTAATACCTTACTTAAAATCAAGCAAATCTCTCTAAATAATACCTAAAAAAAAGATCGattaaaacatcaaaaaaataCAGCAAAGTATACAACTTAGACACTCCAAAAAATAGTTTCTAATGTGCAACACAAACAACCTATGATACAAGAGTCCCTCCAACAATGTTTTGATAATGTTTAAACTCTCATTTCAAACTTGAATTTATCACTTGAATTATCTTAAGTAACGATCTCAtaaaacctgtaacaccccacacccgtgccctacGTCGGGAtggaatacgaggcgttactaaacttaaacaTATGCATTTAAACGTTTCCGAGTctccaagacttgatcaaatttaaaactttttcaaactttgttaaaactccttaatatgggcctacgaggccttaaacattcATTGAAAGCCATTcggaaccaactcgggtccttaaatCGACTTAATAAAAATGACCATTGAAACAAGGCacaagggcaacacgcccgtgtggtcattataacatgacCGTgcgatggcccgtgtgacacacacgacctaagcatctagggacacgcccgtgtcccatgcccgtgtgaattaaatcctaaattcgaacctacatgggttttcacacggcctgacacacatccgtgtctattgcccgtgtctctcacatggccataacatgcccgtgtcttagcccgtgtctaaaaaccttgacattctgtttctgatgtcacCATCCAATTTAGGGCAtacagccaaggcacacaccagtggccagaggtcgtgtcctccacacggctgagacacacggctgtgtctttgcccgtgtgtttactaccatgcattctaacttgcaaattttatgtgcaggggacacacgtctgaacaacacgcccatggggctgactgtgtgtcacatacggcgtagaaacacgcctgtgtgtctacccgtgtggacaatataaggctatctaccaagcctttgccaccctgaaacacaatctaacatcaaccaacagatcaaagattaacttaatatgatttctcaatcAAGCAACCATAGTTAAgacctatatacattacatatattcaaccCCGCTTACAATTTCGCATTTATGAAAGACTagcttgcattcacataataacttttaatattagccattttccatggccttatgcaaaatgaatcaaatgctaaagtgagccaacacatttggccaattaacaatgacacaaaactcaaaagtcagggtcctatacatgccataatcaaaataaaagatctaactataccaagtgctacgggtgatagtgtgatcgatgccttcgACGTCTAATGgtcctcgagctaattaggcggcactataagaaaatggaaaggagagggagtaagcataaagcttagtaagttgcatgcaaataaataaaacaacaactttaccattcatcatcatgctcatggTAAAAAGGTAGGCATAAGCATagcttactcatcactatccaatataATTCATATAGCAGATATTGAGCTCacgtctcatacatttcaaataggtatcTGTACCACttacaacatggttatactttcctcatttaacttaaactgtaactctcactgttgaaccatttggaatgttatcggatattcattaagcctcaaacatagggtatgatgccgatgctgatgccatgtcccaaacatggtcttacattggctcatccatcaagtcgatgccgacatggtcttacactgactattgaaatagaggccgatgccatgtcccaaacacggtcttacactagctcttacatatccgtgccgatgccatgtcccagacatggtcttacactgacacctctataggtgccaatgccatgtcccagatatggtcttacactgacacatctcgtagtcgatgcatgtcccagacatgtcttatattGGCTTACATCGTGAGgacgatgcatgtcctagacatgtcttacactagctctcgtctcaatgccggtgccatgtcccagacacgatcttacattggctctcataatgtggccgatgcatgtcccagacatgttttacactagcatacaaataacccgaatgtcatggcatgaatatccgatttatttcctaaggttcaaacgggagttctactatctcaatattcatcatacataatcatttccacaaacaagcaatttatgctatatcaatttaaacacataaaataacaatgtagttgtattatttacataaaacttacctcgaattacaaaatgtaggcgactaattGATTTTAGTCTACTTACTTGgccttccctcggtctaagttCGGATTTtatagttcttgatctaaaaggataaaaattcacaagtttaatcaTTTTATCGATCTAAGTACTTAACAAATTCATAATTGGAcaatttgaccattttgcccctagatttttgtaaaatgaccattttacccctaggcccgaaaattgatttttatcaaatttgttCATAtattaagcctagccaaaccctttttactcttatagcaactcaaaatttttattatctctcacatttattatctaattttcaacttatgcaaaatggtccctagttagggtttccatgaaaaatactttacaaaagttgtttattacacaaccataactcatattcttccataaaatttccattaACAACACATatgatttcatggaaaaaccctagactctaaccattttgcaaaacagtcccctcatttgaaagctcatgttacaagggttctaaaagtacaaaaatcatcaagaaaaaccatcaagatcacttacttgtagagagactaagtggctgaaatttcaagcttcaaaaactccTCTAATGGATGatattttcggtcaagaagaaaggatggatgaaaaagatgaaggctaggctttagggtattattttatcacatattatgtcatcaaatacctaaCATTTTGACCATTCAATTTTCTTTGTCTCATGGCCAGCCAGGCTATAAtctaagggtctatttgccctttaaagactcccaatttaagtttcatggcaatttaacacccttagctatcaaatcgtgactttttcactttatacgatttagtcctttttcgcaattaagcccacaaatgctaaaattacttcaccaaattttccatgcactcatataataatgctataacacataaaataatatcaaaaataatttctttaaccTCAGGTcaatggtcccaaaaccactgttttaactaggcccaaaaatcgggttgttacaaagcCCTTCTTAAACAAGTCTTTTATTAGCTTCAAAACTCTCTCAAAAGATAATGATAAGCATATTCAACCATTAAACTTCTCTCTTTTCCTCCAAGTCAATCGATTGAAAGATGATAATAACATGTTGTAGTACGAAATTACTTCCTCATTTACTGTTCACCAAGATTAAATTATAAGCCATGTTATTAAAAAGTCAAACATATCAACTCAAAAACCTTGACTACACCAAAAATGTTGTTCTATTTGTTGTTCGAACATGAAATGGAAGAAAAGAAGCAATCAAAGTTTCTAACaaatttaaactttatttaatgtaaaataaattattaaattattaataattaacaaaaaatCCAAGAATGAATGCTAGGAACCTTGAACTCATGAGTCACATCATCAACTTGTAATTTTCAAAGCATACAACAaagcaagaaaaaaaatgaaaggtgAAAATATTGTAGGACATGGTGAACATATCCACATTAATCTTGATAAACTGAATATCTACATGCATAGTAGCTTACTCTTCAATCCACGGTTTCATCATTTTGCAAGGTCCACATTATTAGAGAAAGTAGTTGTTAACTACTCAACTAAAATTAGCTCAAGAAGTTAGGAGTAGTTGTTattctgttttctttttgttaGTCATTCCAATTAGCatttcttagattcttttgtgtataaattctcacttgatgtATTGCTGAATAAGTACGAATGAAATTCTTTTTACTCTTAGAATTCTAATACGGTATTAGAGTGTTTTTTTTTGCTAGTTGCTGCGTTTTCACTATGGATTCTGTCAATGTGTTGGAATTgacaaataaaattttcaatcctTTTACTTTTGCCTCTCAAAAGATAGCCATACTTATCGATGATAGTAATTTCCTCACTTAGAAGAAACATGTTCTGCTCATTCTGAAGACTCACTAGTTGCAATCTTTTATTGACGGTTGTTGTGCTGCTGCGAGTTTTGCCCGGTGTTGATGGTGCTCTCATTGAGAATCCAGCCTATGATCAATATGAGCAGTAAGACTCGACACTATTGGCTTGGCTTCTTTCTACGATCAATGCTTCTCTCCATTACCAACTAATTGTAAGTTCTGCATTGGCGTTTAAACTTTGGGAAGCTATTAACCAGATTTTTAGCACCTAGTCCACCAGCAAGGCTATGCGTTACAGATATTTACTCTATCAGTTCAAGAAAAATAACTTGTCTATGTCTACATACCTGGCTTAGATCAAACATTTGTGTGATTCTTTGGCTGGTTGCAGTCAGCATGTGTCGTGGGAAGAATATCAATTCGCCATCCTTATCGGTCTTCTTCCGGAGTTTGATTATGTTGTATCTATCATTACGACCGGCCGTGTTCCTTTTGATTTGCAAGGAATCACCATCGCTCTATTGGATGCCAAAGCATGCCAGTAAGCTCACCTCTCTCAGGTTACCTTCTCGGCTAATCTTGTTATTCTGGACAAGTCTGCACCATGAATGCTCCTTACATATACTGAACAACCTCTGCCAAAAGCGTTTTGGTCACATTGAGGGTTTGCTCGCAATTATAGAAGTGTTCGATTTGGCGGTGCACGACCACAGTGTTAGATCTACGGGAAGATTGGTAACGTGGCTTGGCGTTGCTTTTACAGGTACGACTCTacttatgatgatgatgatgattgtggtAATCTTAATGGATCTAGTCAAAGTGATTCTTCATTTGATGGGCTTACTTCTCAATTATGGCCCAAACCAGTGTCAGCCTACATATGTTATACAAACCATGAGGCATCTGACTGTCATTACTCTAGGCTCCTGTATCTTTGGGCTCTTTCTTTTCATCTAAGGCTCTTAGTGTCTCACTTTCGTTACCGATCTTTGCTTCGTCTATTGTTGCTAGCCTGCTATTATGTCAGATCTGACATGGTACTCGGATAATGGGGCTACTACACATATGAATAGCGATTTGACAAAACTAATTGATTCTTGATTGTATCATGGCTTAAGTAAAGTGACTGTCAGCAATGGTCACTCTGTTGCGATTTCTCATATTGGTGAGTCTATTTTATCTAATGGGTCTAATTATTCGTTGCTCCTTAAAGATTTATTGTATGTTCtggatattaaaaaaattactgtCTATGTCAAAGTTTGTGAAGGATAATCaagtgttttttaaattttatcctaatttttgttttattaaggACCTGGAAACTCGTCGGGCGTTGCTTTGTGCAGTGAACATGATGGCTTAAATCTTGATTCCACCACATATGATACTGCCAGTTCTTCCCCAATTACAAATGTGGTTGCTATTGTGTCTCTTCATTCTTCATCTTCTAATGTTCAGTATGATCGATGGCACTGATGAATTGGATATGCATCTTCTACTATTGTTAGTTAAGTTTTGCAATTGTGTAATGTTCACATTAGCAAGAATAAGGTGTCTTCTATTTGTAATGCGTGTGCTCTGGGTAAGAGCCACAAACTATTGTTTTCATCCTCTTAATTAGTGTATTCTTTTcctcttgaattttttattgttgaTTTATAGAGACCTTTTCCCTTTTATTCTGCTGGTTTTGAATACTATCTTGAGTTTGTGGATGCTTATTTGCGTAACACTTGGATTTATTTTCTAAGACATAAATCTGATGCATTGGatgtttttgtttctttcaaaGCATATGTTGAATTGCAGCAAGGTGTTCAGCTCAAGCAGCTTCAAACGGATGGTGGTGGAGAATTTCAAGGTTTTGATCCGTATTTAAAAGTTGTGGCATAACTTATCATCTTTCGGACCCGTACATGGCTAAAAAAAATGGGCTAGTCAAATGACGTCATTGACTAATCATAGAAATAGGGTTGACACTTTTATCTTAGGCATCACTATTTTTTTCCCATTGGACAGATGTTTTTTCAACAACTATGTACCTCATGAATATGCTTCCCACCAAGGTGTTGAATGGAATGTCACCAGTAGAGCGCCTGTTTAGTCGAAAGCCAGATTATCAGTAGCTTCGAGTCTTTGGGTGCCTTTGTTACGTATTTTGCATCCATACAATATGAATAAGTTGCAGTACAGGCTCCTACCCTATACATTTTTGGAATATGCCTTGAACCACAAAGGCTACAAGTGTATGGATATATTTGGGAGAGTGTATGTTTCTCATCATGTCTGATTTGGTGAAGGGAAATTTCCTTTTGTTGATTCTGCTACCCCTAACTCCACTTTAGCTTCTGATGATGGTTACTCTTCCAGTAGTAATGCTACCTTCTAGTGCCTATAGTTTTCTTGCAAATTTTGTTTCTAATTCGATGTTTAATCCTACTTCTGAATGTAACACTTCGGGCTCTCCTATACTGTCCTCTCTAGAGGTTCCTAACTCAACAAGTGTGCAGTGTTTCCATCACTAGGCATACCTGACCCATCCGGTTGCTGATTTTGTAAACATAAAAAAGGAATCACCATCGCTCTATTGGATGCCGAAGCAGGCCAACAAGCTCACCTCTCTCAAGTTACCTTCTCGGTTAATCTTGAAATTTCAGACAAGTTTGCACCATCAACGCTCCCTACATATGTTGGACAACCTCCATCACAGGCGTTTGGTCGCATCGAGGGTTTGCTCGCAGTCGTGGAGATGGTCGATTTGGTGGTACACGGCTATAGTGTTAGATCTGTGGGAAGATTGATCACGTGGCTTGACGTTGCTTTTACAGGTACGACTTTACTTATGATGATGAGGATGATTGTGGTAATCCTAATGGATCTAGTCAAAGTGATTCTTTGTTTGATGGACGTGCTTCTCAATTAGAGCCCATACCAATGTTAGTctacatgtgttatactaatcatAAGGTATCTGAGAGTCATTACTCTGGGCCTCCTGTGTCTTTGGGCTATTTCTCTTCACCTAGGGCTCCTAGTCTCTCGCTACCATCGCCGATGTTTGCTTCATTTGTTGTTGCGACACTTGCCATTGTGTCAGATCCGACATGGTACTCGAACAATAGGGCTACTGCACACATGACTAGCGATTTGACAAAACTAATTAATTCTCGATTGTATCATGGTTGAGGTAAAGTGATTGTCGACAATGGTCACTCTGTCGCAATTTCTTATATTGGTGAGTCTGTTATATCTAATGGGTCCAATCAATCGTTGCTCTTTAGATTTGTTGTATGTCCTGGATATTCACAAAAAATTATTGTTTGTGTCAAAGTTTGCTAAGGATAATCAcgtgtttttcaaattttatcctaatttttgttttattaaggACTTGGAAACTCTTGACAAGTCACCAATTCGATTAaagtaattataaaaatattttttataattaaaataaattatattattagagagtattttaatcttttcatttttaacataaaaatatggTGGAATTTGAACCCATGCCATTTATTTTAgtaaagtttaaaatttgtccctcaactaaaactttattttgttatattttatacatttttattttaatatgcacaagaTATTATCTCCACTAGTTGTATACTATTAATAAACCTTGACTGAGTTGGTGTTATGGGTTAACTAGGTACCAACTCAGTTAAGAAATGACTAATATTCCCTTTTAATAAATGACtaccattattattttgatgtcaagttatattattcgagggtattttagtcttttcattttaacaaaaaccaataaaaattatatatggtAAGATTTGAACCTACATTAATTAGATTAGTAAAACCTTAATTTTACCTCACAACTAAAGCTTCATTttgatgtattttatatatttttattttaatatgcacaatatATTATCTGCATGAGTTggatatttatactattatttaagctccTGACTGAATTGGTATCATAAGTCAACTCGATATTAACTCACAATTGATGAAACAACCCCGATAAATAATTGTCATAAATTTAGTActtgatgtatttatgtgtttaatttttctattcataatttaatataagttttattttaatatcgtacataaaTAATTGTAATGAATTTAGTACTTGATGTATTCATAATTAAtctaagttttattttaatattatacatatttaattcaAATGACAAATAATCTCAACATTGTAGTTTAActctaaaaattttgatttgaccaacttataattctttaaatttcaaatgaatcaaataaaaaaaagccAGTGTATTgtatttaaattaatcaaattcgaaagcatctaaattaaaaataattaaactcaaattgtGGCAATTACGAATTCAAAAGTGATTGAAAACAAACATAAACAACACATAAGGTTAAAGCATAAaacattttgtacaattttaatttaattcttgagTCTTGATAAGTCTTGAAAGAACCAATtccatatatattcataatttttcaatttttttatgatgtttgtaattaaaaaaaaaagaaattgagattttctttctcaatcttttttcttttaattttattgtgaaaaaaaagtaaaattttagaaaaaaaatttaaggtgaTTAAAAAGTATTATAGGTAATatccaaatattttttttgtttcttttagaattttgttttttattttatttttttaaaaatataattttaaattatggaaaattttacactttttataaaatttcctaatttttttaaaaaaatgagatttttcttgatttttaaaatttttcacttttttttaattttttttgc
Protein-coding sequences here:
- the LOC107886654 gene encoding uncharacterized protein is translated as MCRGKNINSPSLSVFFRSLIMLYLSLRPAVFLLICKESPSLYWMPKHASKLTSLRLPSRLILLFWTSLHHECSLHILNNLCQKRFGHIEGLLAIIEVFDLAVHDHSVRSTGRLVTWLGVAFTGPGNSSGVALCSEHDGLNLDSTTYDTASSSPITNVVAIVSLHSSSSNVQYDRWH